ACGAACGTGCCGAGGAAGacgtagaagaagtagaCCAAGTAGACCAAGTCGAGCTATCTAGTGGTGTCGAGGAGCCGGCACAATCTTCACCCCCTAGCGGCCAAGGCAGCTGCGCAAATCGGTAATCAAACGGCGTGTACCCTATCGCGGCCACGATGTCACTCTCATTCCTGCTTGTTGCTGGTGCTGTTGCTGGTGCTGTTGCTGGTGCTGTTGCTGGTGCTGTTGCTGGTGCTGTTGCCGGTGCTGTTGCTGGTGCTGTTGCCGGTGCTGTTGCTGGTGCTGTTGCCGGTGCTGTTGCTGCATCGTCGCGCGCTACCAGCACGCAGCTCGATGCTAGCAACCCCGGGTCATCCAGAAGCGCGTCGTGGCCTAGCGTGGGGAATAGAATGCGCCGCGAAGCGTTGATGAATTCAGAGGCTGAGGGCAGCGTCGCGGGTGTTACGGCTTCGATGCGCCATTGGGTGCGTGGGGAATCGActgcggctgctgcaggGGTCCGGAGGGATGGTGTGTCGTGCATGAGAAGGGAAGGTTGGACCGAGTGTGTGCGAGGTGCGCTAGCCGGATAAGGTGTTTGCTCTTTTATCCTCcctttcttttttttttggcTCCGGGTCAAGAGACGGGGTCTTGGGTTGAGATTTCGACTGGGAGATGAGATGGGATGTAGGCGTTGTTAGTGTGTAGAGTTGAGGTTTTGCTTTGGCTGATTGTCGATGATGGGTACAGACTCGATCCTCCTGATGACATTCGAGGATTGAGCGATGTCGGACCTGGCTGAGGTTCCCCCACCTCGGCGCGCTTGCGGGAGTATGTTGCTCAAGAACTTGTCACTTTAACTCTTACTACACATGCGTCTTTTGTGCATATGGCTCCAGCCGGTAGATGTTTTGCTGACGGGATGTGGGTGGCCGTGGCCTCAATAGCTTGCTCGGAGCATATACACAAGCACCGCCTCCATCGTGCTAGACTCTGCTGCGGAGAGTTTGCGATGCAGTTGCACATTGAATGAAGACTGGCCACTCGTGAGAGCTGGGAGGAGCACAATTATCTGTCGAAACCGCATGGGTCATGTCTTCGGTTGGTGCACTGAGACAACCTTGGTACTGTGTAGCGAGCTGTTCCGCTTGAGAGAAGAGGGGTTTGCATTTTTGGGTATTTCATGCAGCCCTGTCTTATAACTCTCTTGACACAGTCACGACGTACTCACACCCTCCTGGTGATACCGCCACTTGAGACCTTCACCTGAGGCCTGTGCGCAGTCTCGCGCTTTCCTTCACAAGCAGAACGGTCCCGCCTTGAGCTCTTCCAATAAGTAAAAGCAGATTCCATTGGCTCTCCAACTCGCCAAAACAACCCAACTATTGTACTGTCCAGCAGACGCGAATCTTCATTACCCTTCGGACTTCTGCCATGACAATATTCGCAGACAAAGCCGCCTTGATGGCGCTAGGGCTAGAAGCAGTCAGACCTTCAAGCGCACTCGTATACCAAGACTGCTACATCTGCAAGAACCCACTTCAAGTCAACCTCCGCACTGCCGGACCTTCATACGACGCGTACCACCCAGCAGTGCGTGTTGTAGCCTGCGGCCACATGCATGGTCAAGCTTGTCTCGAAGCATGGCTCGACACCGGTAGCTCGTGCCCGACCTGCAGGAAAAAGCTCTTCGACACGCCCGGCTACTCGGTCAGCCAAGCCGACATCAAAAGCGTCGTGCGCAAACTAGGCCGTCTAGTCAGCATAGAACGCGTCAGGTCGTCTATTGCCCGTGTGATGAGCAAGCAAGAACTTGAGCGGGCTCAGCTCCGACGCACCCGCGAGAGGGAGCAGCTACAGAAGGCCAAGGAAAAGAAAGCTAGGTCTTACCAGGACGACCTGATGGATGACGACGAGTGGCTGGATAGCGGCGAGGAGGATTTCGACAACGGAGAAGACGGTGATAGCGACTCTGTGTTGGAGGAAGACGACAAGGAATCGCAGTCGCCAACTGCTTGAAAAGGGGCGCCGTTTCAGAAAAATAACGAAGATTGACTATGGACAGAGGATGATATACCCACAGTGCGACTTGTGCGTTTTTCTAACAGAATGGAGGAATGTAAGTGTGGTAGGAACAATCAATGAATATCACGTCTTGCTAAACCCTGTGTACTGTTTTGATGCCTGTCAACAAGACATGATATCGTTCACAACATCGTACTGCAAAGTCAACAGCACTTCGCATCTTGATGTGAGCTCTTACGACAAACAACGAACTTGATAGACTGCGGGGAAGAAACGCCGCAATGCAGCAATACGACCAAGACACGATTGCCTTGTGAGCAATGAGCGGAGATTTTCCGTGGTTTCAAGGAAGAGAGCAGTACCCAGCTTGACGTAATGAGAGCTCGGAAGCATACACCTCGTCGCGTCAGCGAAAAAAAATGAACCCCAAGTGCATAAAGGCAAGCATTGTGGTTCGAAAGAAAGTGTGGCGCCCAATGTACGTAAGCAACGTGGGTCGTGCCCAGCGCACAGGCCTTCACCACCACAGCAAACTTTGCGGCCCAAAAAAATTTGAACTCCACAACCACGATAGCTACGGAAACTCTGAACAGACAAAAAGAATGATGTTAAGCCCGACGTGGGGCTCGAACCCACAACCTTGAGATTAAGAGTCTCACGCGCTACCGATTGTGCCAGCCGGGCTGCTGTTGATGAGAGGCAGACAGCGAGGTGGATATATGTACTTGGTAACTTTTTCAGAGGGAAGCTGCACTCGTCGTGATTTAGGCTCTCATGTGTTTGGTTCGCGAAGGCTCCACTAATCTCTTTGTTGCCTCGGCCTTGCGAAGATTCCACGTAACGTCCTGCTGTCTCGTGCCAACCTCTTCATTGCCGTTGCGTCTCAGCACAAATGAGCAGAGGATAGACGGCCCCGGCTGCGACAGGCACCTGCTTCCAGCCCGTTGCCGCAAATAGCGACATGATCGTACCAGAATGTGCGGCTAGTACAACGTAGTCGCCATAATCGCCGTTGAACACATCGTCTAGCAGCTCTGTGCTCCTGGTCATATGCTCCTTGAGGGTCTCTCTGCGATCAGGACTCCACAGAACGTCCTCTTCCTGGAAACCAACTTCGATATCGAACAAAGGGTAGTTCTCGGCTATCCAGGATCCCGTGCTTCTCTGGTCGCACGTGTGGACACCAAGCCTTTCGCGCAATTTCTCTTTGATGATTGGCCTCTGGCTTGCGGCTTCTGGTGGGAAAGCAAGCTGCACGGTGCGCAGACAACGTCGCAGAGGACTGGACAGTACAGCTGTTATGGCGTCTCCATCCAGGCATTGACTAGCTTTCGTGATATCACGTGCCTGTTGTTCCCCGTTGGCTGTCAGCTCTGCATCAGCCCAGACGACTTTGCCATCACCAGGCACCTTGGCCCAGTAACGCTGCAAGAGTTAGTGGACGATTGCTGATACTGTAGAGGGCATGAGCCTCAGGTGCAGCAGAGCTTCCCCAATATGGAGCAACAGAACTCACATCCCACTCGGCACGCCCAAACTCCTTCTCTTTGACGTTGTGAAGTCCTTCGCCATGGCGGATCAGGTACAGAAGCTTATAGTGTTTGTCCTCGTCAATCGCATTCAGGCGTTGAATGTATTGCCGAAACCGTGCCCACTGCGTTAATCCATGCCCAGAATGTGCACTGCTCGATACATGATCCGTTGGGTACGACCTGTTGAGAAGCCCTAGGCTGACCCGTGTAGTCGCTCTGAAGTCCCAGCTTTCGGGATCGTCGTCGTGCGAGAAGAACCCGCGCTGTGCTGTGTAGTCGCGTTTTGGTGTCATCTTTGACGTGAACGGGTATAGCGCACTATAGACGATCACGCTGATGGTCGTCAACAGGACGAGAAGACCGCTATATCTCGAATCTATCAGCATAGTGTGAGGTGGTCATGTCAATGCCTGCAGAGGGCCCTGGGAAGCTTGGCCAGCCAGTTGCGCGCTGGGGCTGGCACTTGCGCTTACACAGTCCGGTAGGTAGCGCACCGCCCCATTTctgcaacaacaacaatctCTCCGCTGCTCATTGTCAACTGCATTAACATACCTTAATGTTGCGCATTTTAATTCGCAGTAGATAATTTCTGATTCTTGGAGGGGTTTACACCATACTGATCCTGCTCGATCAGTCATAGCGATGTCGCAAGGCTGTGTCGACCAGCTGGCCAGCCGCACCCCCTGATGATTGCCAGCAAGCTTTCCGACGGAAGAATTACTATGGGAGCAAAAGGTCCGGTATTCATTGGATGTCGAAATTACAAAGCCGGGCTTATTCAAGCTCATGGTTCAAGACGGGTTCTGCCACCGTGCACGCCCCGGCATCATGGTCCAGGCAGGGACTTGCTAGATGTTTCGAAACAAGAGCCCCTGTACAGGACCTTGCTGAAACATATTCAAATCTATGCATTTGATTAACGTGTTTTATAAGCGAGCGCCGCGTACAAGCGAGCGCCGCACCCCACCAAGTTTGCGCACCTCTCCTATCTCAACGTACAATGGCTTAACGCAGCgctactatattagcttcAAATAAAGCAGATATCTAGCTTGctatcttatctattaaTTCCTATTAAATACAGAGTAATTGTAATGCTGCTGTTGTCTATAACGTGTCTGAACAAACAATCCGCCGCTAACGCGCTAGCAAGCCTGCCTAACGCAATTActaacctaacttaaagaagttaacctagatagaagaggagGTAATAGTCTAGTATATACTTAACTTAGACTAACGTAGATTTAGGCCTACGTACGCAGCTGTacgtaatatagctaataagctactagctgcgCGTAGTGCAGGTCAGGTTAGCGTCTACTAGCCACGCAACTTTATTAAGCGTACTAAGAGTCTTATAACGCGTTTTAACTGAGCGTATAATAGgcagagagccctctataaaGATCTAGTCTTAATTAGCTACTAGTTTAAGCTTGTAGAGCAGACAAAGGCCAGGTACAGCATCTGCAATAATAAcatctacaactttaacaaggctggctttataataggcaagATTACAACTTAGCTTATTATAACAGGGTTAGAGAGGAGAGGCAGGCCAAAAGCTGTTCAGCCTGGCAATTGCAAGTGGGTGACAGTTATCgctgcaattaacgctgctGGCTAAACAATCCCacccttccttatctttgcTGGCTAATACTACTTATCTGCCTGGTACGAGGAGGCAGAGATCCCACGCAACTAGGCAATCGCAGTCAGCAACAACGGCTAGAcaactaacaagcttagagTTAAGTAGCTGAAGCACTTTATTAAGCATACAGAGGCTTAGGTAGTAGGCGCATATTGCCTGCTTATccttaacagccacaagagccactactctcttaaattTAAGCAGCTCTGTAAGAAGAACAACATCTACACGCTCTGTATGCTgccttacttattacacctactatAGCCTC
The Ascochyta rabiei chromosome 9, complete sequence DNA segment above includes these coding regions:
- a CDS encoding putative phosphoglycerate mutase pmu1, which gives rise to MTPKRDYTAQRGFFSHDDDPESWDFRATTRVSLGLLNRSYPTDHVSSSAHSGHGLTQWARFRQYIQRLNAIDEDKHYKLLYLIRHGEGLHNVKEKEFGRAEWDRYWAKVPGDGKVVWADAELTANGEQQARDITKASQCLDGDAITAVLSSPLRRCLRTVQLAFPPEAASQRPIIKEKLRERLGVHTCDQRSTGSWIAENYPLFDIEVGFQEEDVLWSPDRRETLKEHMTRSTELLDDVFNGDYGDYVVLAAHSGTIMSLFAATGWKQVPVAAGAVYPLLICAETQRQ